In the genome of Haemophilus pittmaniae, one region contains:
- the tsf gene encoding translation elongation factor Ts, with product MAEITASLVKELRERTGAGMMECKKALVEANGDIELAIDNMRKSGQAKAAKKAGRVAAEGVILARIEDGFGVLVEMNCETDFVAKDAGFLGLANEVADFAAAHKGTTIEALQAQFEEKRAALVAKIGENMNIRRVAYLDGKVIAQYLHGAKIGVLVAGEGSADELKKVAMHVAASKPEFVNPEDVPAEVVEHERQIQIDIAVNSGKPKEIAEKMVEGRMKKFTGEVSLTGQPFVMDPSVSVGDFLKSVNTSVSNFIRLEVGEGIEKKEEDFAAEVAKITGGNA from the coding sequence ATGGCTGAAATCACAGCATCATTAGTAAAAGAACTTCGTGAACGTACCGGTGCCGGTATGATGGAATGTAAAAAAGCATTAGTTGAAGCAAACGGCGATATCGAATTAGCTATCGACAACATGCGTAAATCCGGTCAAGCTAAAGCCGCTAAAAAAGCAGGCCGTGTTGCCGCTGAAGGTGTTATCCTTGCCCGTATTGAAGACGGTTTCGGCGTATTAGTTGAAATGAACTGTGAAACCGACTTCGTAGCAAAAGATGCAGGCTTCTTAGGCTTAGCTAACGAAGTTGCCGATTTCGCAGCAGCTCACAAAGGCACTACTATCGAAGCATTACAAGCACAATTCGAAGAAAAACGTGCTGCATTAGTTGCTAAAATTGGTGAGAACATGAATATCCGTCGTGTTGCTTACTTAGATGGTAAAGTAATCGCTCAATACTTACACGGTGCGAAAATCGGTGTATTGGTTGCCGGTGAAGGTTCTGCAGACGAACTTAAAAAAGTGGCAATGCACGTAGCTGCATCTAAACCAGAATTCGTGAACCCAGAAGATGTACCTGCAGAAGTAGTTGAACACGAACGTCAAATCCAAATTGATATCGCGGTTAACTCTGGTAAACCAAAAGAAATCGCAGAGAAAATGGTTGAAGGCCGTATGAAGAAATTCACCGGTGAAGTTTCATTAACAGGTCAACCATTCGTAATGGATCCTTCTGTATCTGTTGGCGACTTCTTAAAATCAGTAAACACTTCAGTGTCTAACTTCATCCGTTTAGAAGTGGGTGAAGGTATCGAGAAAAAAGAAGAAGACTTTGCTGCTGAAGTAGCAAAAATCACTGGCGGTAACGCTTAA
- the rpsB gene encoding 30S ribosomal protein S2 — protein MAQVSMRDMINAGVHFGHQTRYWNPQMKPFIFGARNGVHIINLEKTLPLFNEALAELTRIASNNGKVLFVGTKRAAQEAVQAAALDCQQYYVNHRWLGGMLTNWKTVRQSIKRLKDLETQAQDGTFDKLTKKEALMRTREMEKLELSLGGIKDMGGLPDALFVIGADHEHIAVKEANNLGIPVFAIVDTNSTPAGVDFVIPGNDDATRAIQLYLTSAAAAVKEGRGNNVEVVIEEEVVVEAE, from the coding sequence ATGGCACAAGTTTCAATGCGCGACATGATCAACGCGGGCGTACACTTCGGACACCAAACTCGTTACTGGAACCCACAAATGAAACCTTTCATTTTTGGTGCTCGTAACGGTGTTCATATCATCAACTTAGAAAAAACTTTACCTTTATTCAACGAAGCTTTAGCGGAATTAACCCGTATTGCTAGCAACAACGGTAAAGTATTATTCGTTGGTACTAAACGCGCGGCTCAAGAAGCAGTACAAGCTGCAGCATTAGACTGTCAACAATATTACGTAAACCACCGTTGGTTAGGTGGTATGTTGACTAACTGGAAAACAGTTCGTCAATCAATTAAACGTTTAAAAGATTTAGAAACCCAAGCTCAAGACGGTACTTTTGACAAATTAACCAAAAAAGAAGCGTTAATGCGTACCCGTGAGATGGAAAAACTTGAATTAAGCCTTGGCGGTATCAAAGATATGGGCGGTTTACCAGATGCATTATTTGTTATCGGCGCAGACCACGAACATATCGCAGTTAAAGAAGCCAACAACCTCGGCATTCCAGTATTTGCTATTGTAGATACCAACTCTACTCCGGCTGGTGTTGATTTCGTTATCCCAGGTAACGATGACGCAACCCGCGCTATCCAACTTTACCTTACTTCTGCTGCAGCTGCAGTGAAAGAAGGTCGCGGTAACAACGTTGAAGTCGTTATCGAAGAAGAAGTTGTTGTAGAAGCTGAATAA
- a CDS encoding class I SAM-dependent methyltransferase, giving the protein MHNKTSVYDTSNFFELYQKLRANPISLNEIVEKPTMLSLLPDLLGKTLLDLGCGTGGHLQLYLERGATKKVVGTDLSAKMLQQATQELQKRAEFAGRFSLYQLPMESLAELPEGNFDVITSSFAVHYIENFPALLTMISDKLAPNGILVFSQEHPITTCHKEGERWQKDQHKQQLAYRLNHYRDEGERERNWFKQPFKTYHRTTATIINNLIAAGFQILQMAEPMLAEQPQWHEEFKDLRHRPPLLFIKARKAEIVTK; this is encoded by the coding sequence ATGCATAACAAAACCAGCGTTTACGACACCTCAAACTTTTTCGAACTGTACCAAAAACTCCGTGCCAATCCCATCAGCCTCAATGAAATTGTGGAAAAACCCACGATGCTTTCATTGTTACCAGATTTACTCGGCAAAACATTACTGGATTTAGGTTGTGGGACCGGCGGGCATTTACAACTGTATCTAGAACGGGGGGCGACAAAAAAAGTAGTGGGAACGGATCTTTCGGCAAAAATGCTCCAACAAGCGACACAAGAGCTACAGAAACGCGCTGAATTTGCAGGGCGTTTTTCGTTATATCAACTTCCGATGGAATCTTTAGCCGAATTACCGGAGGGAAACTTTGATGTCATTACCAGCTCCTTTGCTGTGCATTACATTGAGAATTTTCCCGCTCTATTAACGATGATTTCCGATAAACTCGCACCTAACGGCATCTTGGTATTTTCCCAGGAGCATCCAATTACCACTTGCCATAAAGAGGGCGAGCGCTGGCAAAAGGATCAACATAAACAACAGTTAGCCTATCGCTTAAATCACTATCGAGATGAGGGAGAACGCGAGCGCAATTGGTTTAAACAACCCTTTAAAACCTACCATCGTACCACCGCAACCATTATCAATAATTTAATTGCCGCCGGTTTTCAAATTCTTCAAATGGCCGAACCCATGCTGGCGGAACAACCACAATGGCATGAAGAATTTAAAGATTTACGACATCGACCGCCCTTGTTATTTATAAAAGCAAGAAAAGCCGAGATAGTGACAAAATAA
- the mtr gene encoding tryptophan permease, producing MQRTSPSLLGGAMIIAGTEIGAGMLANPTSTAGVWFIGSILVFVYTWFCMTTSGLMILEANLHYPTGSSFDTIVKDLLGKGWNIINGLSVAFVLYILTYAYITSGGGITQNLLNQAFGSAESAVDIGRTSGSLIFCFILAAFVWLSTKAVDRFTTVLIVGMVVAFFLSTAGLLSSVKTEVLFNTIAEGDQTYLPYLLTALPVCLVSFGFHGNVPSLVKYYDRDGSRVMKSIFIGTSLALVIYILWQLAVQGNLPRTEFVPVIEKGGDVSALLEALHKYIEVEYIAVVLNFFAYMAIATSFLGVTLGLFDYIADLFKFDDSLLGRTKTTLVTFLPPLLLSLQFPYGFVIAIGYAGLAAAIWAAIVPALLAKASRQKFPNATYKVYGGNFMIGFVILFGVLNIVAQVGANLGWFASFAG from the coding sequence ATGCAACGAACTTCCCCTTCATTACTCGGCGGTGCCATGATTATTGCCGGTACCGAAATCGGTGCCGGCATGCTCGCCAACCCGACCTCAACGGCTGGTGTATGGTTTATCGGCTCTATTCTGGTCTTTGTTTACACTTGGTTTTGTATGACCACATCAGGTTTGATGATCTTAGAGGCCAACTTACATTATCCTACCGGTTCAAGCTTTGACACCATCGTAAAAGATTTGTTAGGTAAAGGTTGGAATATTATCAATGGTCTTTCTGTTGCTTTCGTCTTGTATATTTTAACTTATGCTTATATCACTTCTGGTGGCGGTATTACACAAAACTTGCTCAACCAGGCTTTTGGTTCTGCTGAAAGTGCGGTCGATATTGGACGTACTTCTGGCTCCTTAATTTTCTGTTTTATTCTTGCGGCTTTCGTGTGGCTTTCCACTAAAGCTGTGGACCGTTTCACGACGGTATTGATTGTTGGGATGGTAGTTGCTTTCTTCCTTTCTACCGCAGGTTTATTGAGCTCTGTAAAAACAGAAGTGTTATTCAATACTATTGCAGAAGGTGATCAAACTTATTTACCTTATTTATTGACCGCACTTCCTGTTTGCTTAGTGTCTTTTGGTTTCCATGGAAATGTACCGAGTCTCGTCAAATATTACGATCGCGATGGTAGTCGTGTAATGAAATCGATCTTTATCGGTACGAGCTTAGCATTAGTGATTTACATCTTATGGCAGCTTGCGGTGCAAGGTAATTTACCACGTACAGAATTTGTACCCGTAATTGAAAAAGGCGGTGATGTATCGGCATTATTAGAAGCATTACACAAATATATTGAAGTGGAATACATTGCGGTTGTATTGAATTTCTTTGCTTATATGGCTATTGCAACTTCATTCTTAGGGGTAACGTTAGGTTTATTTGATTATATTGCTGATTTATTTAAATTTGATGACAGCTTATTAGGCAGAACAAAAACCACATTGGTGACGTTCTTACCTCCACTATTGTTAAGTTTACAATTCCCTTATGGCTTCGTGATTGCCATTGGTTATGCGGGATTAGCTGCAGCCATTTGGGCAGCAATCGTGCCGGCACTGCTTGCTAAAGCAAGTCGCCAAAAATTCCCAAATGCGACTTATAAAGTGTATGGTGGTAATTTTATGATTGGTTTTGTAATCTTATTCGGCGTATTAAATATTGTGGCACAAGTAGGTGCAAACTTAGGATGGTTTGCAAGTTTTGCCGGATAA
- a CDS encoding M48 family metallopeptidase, which translates to MKKRILTGWLALGLASGVLVACADSASINQQAASSYRQEMGRIQSQGGVDTSSPTAIRINKVFKRMVPYANKMNHTGQAFSWQMTVIKSKELNAWAMPGGKMAFYTGLVERLNLNDDEIATVMGHEMAHALKEHGKAKANFSTFSSIASGLGGAALSVVVGADVTSLVNLTADFALDKPYSRSAETEADEEGLMLMAAAGYNPQAAPGLWDKMQQAGGGQGALSALLSTHPSDAARRENLQRLLPQAMNIYQSAPKADL; encoded by the coding sequence ATGAAAAAACGTATTTTAACCGGTTGGTTGGCGCTGGGATTGGCTTCCGGCGTGTTGGTGGCCTGTGCCGATTCCGCCAGTATCAACCAGCAGGCAGCCAGCAGTTACCGTCAGGAAATGGGGCGTATTCAATCGCAGGGCGGGGTTGATACCTCATCACCAACAGCGATTCGCATAAATAAGGTATTTAAGCGCATGGTGCCCTATGCCAACAAAATGAACCACACGGGACAGGCATTTAGCTGGCAAATGACCGTTATTAAATCAAAGGAATTGAATGCTTGGGCAATGCCGGGCGGTAAAATGGCGTTTTATACCGGCTTGGTTGAGCGCTTGAATTTAAATGATGATGAAATCGCCACCGTTATGGGGCACGAAATGGCCCATGCATTAAAGGAACATGGTAAGGCTAAAGCCAACTTTAGTACCTTTAGCAGCATTGCTTCAGGATTGGGCGGCGCTGCCTTGTCTGTGGTTGTGGGCGCGGATGTCACCAGTTTGGTAAACCTCACCGCGGATTTTGCGTTGGATAAACCCTATTCCCGCAGTGCCGAAACCGAAGCCGACGAAGAGGGTTTAATGTTAATGGCGGCAGCCGGTTACAACCCACAAGCCGCACCGGGTTTATGGGATAAAATGCAACAAGCCGGTGGCGGGCAGGGGGCATTAAGTGCCTTATTGTCCACACATCCAAGTGATGCGGCGCGGCGTGAAAACCTACAGCGACTATTGCCGCAAGCTATGAATATTTATCAGTCAGCGCCCAAGGCGGACTTGTAG